A single genomic interval of Blastopirellula marina harbors:
- a CDS encoding NAD(P)-dependent alcohol dehydrogenase has product MYSTKAYAAASADAKLASTTIPRRTPTDQDVQIDILFCGICHSDIHQARDEWHESMPTVYPCVPGHEIVGRVSKIGSGVTKFAVGDIVGVGCMVAADHACPICAEGFEQFSPGTSFTYNSPDKHETAPVTYGGYSDSIVVEEQAVLKVPGNLDLAGAAPLLCAGITTYSPLKRNNVGPGKKVGIVGLGGLGHMGVKLAHAMGAHVSVFSRTPSKQEDATRLGADEVIISTDANEMAKHVGSFDMILDTVSADHDVNAYLNLVGRGGNMTLVGVPSKPLAISSLSLIFGNKSLSGSMIGGFAETQEMLDFCGKHNITSDVEVIAIQQINEAYERVLKSDVKYRFSIDMASLKSE; this is encoded by the coding sequence ATGTACAGTACCAAAGCCTACGCCGCAGCCAGTGCCGACGCGAAGCTCGCTTCGACCACCATTCCCCGCCGCACGCCAACAGATCAAGACGTACAGATCGACATCTTGTTCTGCGGCATTTGCCACTCCGATATCCACCAGGCGCGTGACGAGTGGCACGAATCGATGCCGACCGTTTATCCCTGCGTGCCAGGACACGAAATCGTCGGTCGTGTGAGTAAGATCGGCAGCGGGGTCACTAAGTTCGCCGTGGGTGACATCGTGGGGGTGGGCTGCATGGTCGCCGCTGATCACGCCTGTCCAATTTGTGCGGAAGGGTTCGAACAGTTCAGCCCAGGAACCTCGTTCACCTACAACAGTCCCGACAAACACGAGACGGCACCGGTGACCTATGGTGGCTACTCCGATAGCATCGTCGTTGAGGAGCAGGCCGTATTGAAAGTCCCTGGCAACCTCGATCTGGCCGGTGCCGCTCCGCTGCTGTGTGCCGGAATCACGACCTACTCCCCGCTGAAACGAAACAACGTTGGCCCCGGCAAGAAGGTCGGCATCGTCGGCCTAGGCGGGCTAGGACACATGGGGGTCAAACTAGCCCATGCCATGGGAGCGCACGTTTCGGTTTTCAGCCGCACGCCTTCCAAGCAGGAAGATGCCACGCGTTTGGGCGCGGACGAGGTGATCATCTCGACCGACGCCAACGAAATGGCCAAGCATGTGGGCTCGTTCGACATGATCCTCGATACGGTTTCCGCCGATCATGACGTGAATGCGTACCTGAACCTGGTTGGCCGCGGGGGCAATATGACACTAGTCGGCGTCCCCAGCAAGCCGCTCGCGATTTCCTCGTTGTCGCTCATCTTCGGCAACAAGTCGCTATCAGGCTCGATGATCGGCGGTTTTGCGGAAACGCAAGAGATGCTCGACTTCTGCGGCAAGCATAATATCACTTCCGATGTCGAAGTGATTGCTATTCAGCAGATCAACGAAGCGTATGAACGTGTTCTCAAGAGCGACGTGAAGTATCGCTTTTCGATCGACATGGCTTCGCTGAAGTCGGAATAA
- a CDS encoding aldehyde dehydrogenase family protein, translating to MILTSGTATASPKTQKFLAHEHQLLIDGHWVPATTGKSFDVVNPADGTTIASVAEGGQEDINKAVAAARKAFESGPWHTMTASERGKLIWKLADLMDQHIEEFAEIESLDNGKPKAVAQAADVPLAIDLFRYMAGWATKIEGTTIPISVPYLSGAEFHSYTLREPVGVVGQIIPWNFPLLMAAWKLGPALATGCTIVLKVAEETPLSALRLGQLIQEAGFPPGVINIITGFGETAGAALSAHPDVDKIAFTGSTEVGKLIVKAAGDTNLKKVTLELGGKSPNVILPDADLPSAIAGAANAIFFNHGQCCCAGSRLFVHRSQFDQVVEGVAEEAKKIKLGPGMHPDSGMGPMVSQIQQDRVCGYLEAGLHEGATAVVGGKKHEGAGYFVEPTVLVDTHPQMKVIQEEIFGPVVAAVPFDDIEEVVATANNSIYGLAAAVWSKDISKAHRIAKRLKAGTVWVNCYNVFDASLPFGGYKQSGWGREMGHEAIDLYTQTKAVTVQLA from the coding sequence ATGATCCTGACGTCCGGTACCGCCACCGCCAGTCCCAAGACACAAAAGTTTCTCGCCCACGAGCATCAGCTATTGATCGACGGTCACTGGGTACCAGCCACGACCGGGAAGTCGTTCGACGTGGTGAACCCGGCCGACGGCACTACGATTGCCTCGGTCGCGGAAGGTGGTCAGGAAGATATCAACAAAGCCGTCGCCGCCGCACGCAAGGCTTTCGAGTCGGGCCCGTGGCACACGATGACCGCTTCCGAGCGCGGCAAGCTGATTTGGAAACTGGCCGACTTGATGGACCAGCACATCGAAGAGTTTGCAGAGATCGAATCGCTCGACAACGGCAAGCCGAAAGCGGTTGCTCAAGCGGCGGACGTCCCGCTTGCAATCGACTTGTTCCGATACATGGCTGGTTGGGCTACGAAGATCGAAGGGACGACGATACCGATATCGGTTCCTTACCTGTCGGGTGCCGAATTCCACAGCTACACGCTTCGCGAGCCAGTCGGCGTGGTAGGGCAGATTATTCCCTGGAATTTCCCGCTGTTGATGGCCGCCTGGAAACTTGGCCCCGCCCTAGCGACCGGCTGTACCATCGTGTTGAAGGTAGCGGAAGAAACACCACTCAGTGCATTGCGTCTGGGGCAACTGATTCAGGAAGCTGGCTTCCCGCCGGGCGTGATTAACATCATTACTGGTTTCGGCGAGACGGCAGGTGCAGCGCTTTCGGCGCACCCCGATGTCGACAAGATTGCTTTCACTGGTTCGACCGAAGTGGGCAAGCTGATTGTCAAAGCGGCAGGCGATACGAACCTTAAGAAGGTCACGCTTGAACTGGGTGGCAAGAGCCCGAACGTGATTCTACCCGATGCGGACTTGCCGTCGGCAATCGCCGGTGCGGCCAACGCCATCTTCTTCAATCATGGTCAGTGCTGCTGTGCTGGATCACGCTTGTTTGTCCATCGCAGTCAGTTCGATCAAGTGGTCGAAGGGGTAGCGGAAGAAGCTAAGAAGATCAAATTGGGACCGGGCATGCATCCCGACTCTGGCATGGGCCCGATGGTCTCGCAAATCCAACAAGACCGTGTTTGTGGTTACCTTGAAGCTGGGCTGCACGAAGGAGCGACGGCCGTGGTCGGCGGCAAGAAGCACGAGGGAGCAGGCTATTTCGTCGAGCCAACCGTGCTGGTCGATACGCATCCGCAGATGAAGGTGATCCAAGAGGAAATCTTTGGGCCGGTCGTGGCCGCGGTTCCTTTCGATGACATCGAAGAAGTGGTCGCCACCGCGAACAACAGCATCTACGGCCTGGCCGCAGCGGTGTGGTCCAAAGATATCAGCAAGGCTCACCGGATAGCCAAGCGGCTCAAAGCAGGCACCGTGTGGGTGAACTGCTACAATGTATTCGACGCTTCGCTTCCGTTTGGTGGCTACAAGCAATCTGGCTGGGGCCGAGAAATGGGACACGAAGCGATCGACCTGTACACGCAAACTAAAGCGGTCACGGTCCAGTTGGCCTAA
- a CDS encoding sulfatase-like hydrolase/transferase: MRAYLFIVCFWALLSPALLYAADRPANVVLIVSDDQGYHDLGSFGAQDVKTPHLDQLASEGTRLTSFYVAWNACTPSRASFLTGRYPQRNGTYDMIRNDRVDDGYLYPPEEYAVSPEHILGTDVREVFLSSALAKNGYRCGCYGKWDGGQLRRFLPLQRGFDDFYGFCNTGIDYFTHERYGVPSMFTGNQPTTADKGTYATTLFRDHVLQFIDQNHDRPFFLYIPFNAPHGASSLDPEIRGTVQASPEYLQQYPEGDDKRSQRRRGYMAAVTEMDAAIGMIMARLDQYEIADDTLVIFFSDNGGSGLANNAPLQGRKSTMWEGGNRVPCIVRWPGHVPAGQVSDAFLTSLEVFPTACAAAGVALPEGVIYDGFNMQPVLSGQIDSPRTKMFWERRGEVAARVGDWKWLDSKRGKGLYYLPDDIGEKNDLSQKHPEKVEQLKREIANWQAEMEAAEPRGPFRNY; the protein is encoded by the coding sequence ATGCGTGCGTATCTATTCATTGTGTGCTTCTGGGCACTTCTCTCCCCAGCTCTGCTTTATGCCGCCGATCGTCCTGCGAACGTCGTGCTGATTGTCTCCGACGATCAAGGCTATCACGATCTGGGGAGTTTTGGGGCACAGGATGTGAAGACGCCCCATCTCGATCAACTAGCCAGCGAAGGCACACGACTCACCAGCTTTTATGTCGCTTGGAATGCGTGCACGCCGTCGCGGGCATCGTTTCTGACTGGCCGTTATCCGCAGCGAAACGGCACGTACGATATGATTCGTAACGATCGCGTCGACGATGGTTACTTGTATCCCCCGGAAGAATATGCCGTTTCACCAGAGCACATCCTGGGAACCGATGTGCGGGAAGTGTTTCTTTCCAGTGCGCTCGCAAAGAACGGTTATCGCTGTGGATGCTATGGAAAATGGGATGGGGGACAGCTACGCCGGTTTCTTCCGCTGCAGCGTGGCTTTGACGACTTTTACGGCTTCTGCAACACGGGCATCGATTACTTCACGCACGAGCGTTATGGCGTTCCTTCGATGTTCACGGGCAATCAGCCAACCACGGCCGATAAGGGGACCTACGCCACGACGTTGTTCCGCGACCATGTCCTGCAGTTCATCGATCAGAATCATGATCGTCCGTTCTTCCTTTACATTCCGTTCAATGCTCCGCATGGCGCGTCGAGCTTAGATCCAGAAATCCGCGGCACTGTCCAGGCTTCACCGGAATACTTGCAGCAGTACCCCGAAGGGGACGACAAACGCTCCCAACGACGTCGCGGTTATATGGCGGCTGTCACCGAAATGGATGCAGCGATTGGCATGATCATGGCGCGGCTTGATCAATACGAGATTGCCGACGACACGCTGGTGATCTTCTTTTCGGACAACGGAGGAAGCGGCTTGGCGAACAACGCGCCGCTGCAAGGTCGGAAGTCGACCATGTGGGAAGGTGGCAACCGCGTGCCCTGCATCGTGCGCTGGCCAGGACATGTCCCCGCTGGCCAGGTAAGCGATGCGTTCCTCACGTCTCTTGAAGTCTTCCCGACTGCCTGTGCGGCGGCCGGGGTCGCGCTCCCGGAAGGGGTGATTTACGACGGCTTCAACATGCAACCGGTCTTAAGCGGTCAGATCGATTCGCCCCGGACGAAGATGTTCTGGGAACGCCGGGGAGAAGTTGCCGCCCGGGTGGGAGACTGGAAATGGCTCGACAGCAAACGAGGCAAGGGCCTTTACTACTTGCCGGACGACATCGGCGAAAAGAACGACCTTTCTCAGAAGCACCCTGAGAAAGTCGAGCAGTTAAAGCGGGAAATCGCCAACTGGCAGGCCGAAATGGAAGCAGCAGAACCACGCGGCCCGTTCCGCAATTACTAG
- a CDS encoding ArsR/SmtB family transcription factor yields MSEKAQTKPPLNMEALGQAAECLRTLAHPVRIRMVQLLISGRYTVGEIAEDCGIAENLASEHLRLMQRCGFFTSEREGRRVYYQVAEPHLHDIMNCIEGRFLSDSGK; encoded by the coding sequence ATGTCCGAAAAAGCCCAAACCAAACCACCGCTCAACATGGAAGCCCTTGGCCAAGCCGCCGAGTGCTTGCGAACGTTGGCCCATCCGGTCCGGATCCGCATGGTTCAGCTGTTGATCTCTGGCCGTTATACGGTGGGCGAAATTGCGGAAGATTGCGGCATCGCCGAGAACCTCGCCTCCGAACACCTGCGACTCATGCAGCGCTGTGGCTTTTTCACCAGCGAGCGTGAAGGACGTCGGGTTTATTACCAGGTGGCCGAACCCCATCTGCACGATATCATGAACTGTATCGAGGGCCGTTTTTTGAGCGACTCCGGTAAGTAA
- a CDS encoding rhodanese-like domain-containing protein: MSVTTISPQELHERRQQGKCDLIDVRTPAEYGEVHATDAVNLPLDRLSPKDVMQSRNGSADQPLYVICKSGNRAGKACDKFISAGYDNVVNVEGGTDAWASAGLPVVRGKKAISLERQVRIAAGFLVLVGALLGIFVHPYFAGLSAFVGAGLMFAGITDTCGMAMVLAKMPWNQGSSCSSGSCKA, translated from the coding sequence ATGAGCGTCACAACGATTTCGCCCCAAGAATTGCACGAGCGACGTCAGCAGGGTAAGTGCGACCTGATCGACGTTCGTACCCCGGCCGAATATGGAGAAGTGCATGCGACCGATGCGGTCAACTTGCCGCTCGATCGCTTGTCGCCGAAAGACGTTATGCAGTCGCGTAACGGCTCGGCCGACCAACCGCTGTATGTGATTTGCAAGTCTGGCAACCGTGCTGGTAAAGCTTGCGATAAGTTCATTTCCGCTGGCTACGACAACGTGGTCAACGTCGAAGGAGGTACCGATGCCTGGGCTTCGGCCGGACTACCGGTCGTCCGTGGCAAGAAGGCGATCTCCCTGGAACGACAAGTTCGTATCGCCGCTGGCTTCCTCGTGCTGGTCGGTGCCCTGCTGGGTATCTTCGTTCATCCATACTTCGCTGGCCTTTCCGCTTTCGTCGGGGCAGGCCTGATGTTTGCCGGGATCACGGATACCTGTGGCATGGCAATGGTACTGGCCAAGATGCCGTGGAATCAGGGCAGCAGTTGTTCGTCTGGCAGTTGTAAGGCGTGA
- a CDS encoding MBL fold metallo-hydrolase, whose protein sequence is MYFQRYYLECLSHASYMVADEETKIAAVIDPQRDIDIYLKDAQEHGFEIKHVILTHFHADFVAGHIELRNRVGARIYLGSKGDAEFEHTKLSDDDRVELGSVYLSTLETPGHTPEGITMLVFDPSYSTDEPYAALTGDTLFIGDVGRPDLLASIGVTADELGNMLYDSLHEKLLKLPDATRIYPAHGAGSLCGKALSSEPFSTLGEQRKYNYALQPMSREEFLRIVTAAQPDAPDYFVHDAIMNRKDRASLDESMQHSLQALSLTEVLEKQAAGAQVVDTRDPIEFAGAHLRGALNIGIDGKYATWAGTMLNKTEPIVVIADEERVEESILRLGRIGFDQVVGYLKEGMDALNDRPDLVARTSRITAPAVKELEGDVVVLDIRNPKEYDDGHIEGSLNIPLNHLEERFAEIPSADHLVVHCAGGYRSSIGASLLLKLGRSDVLDMVGGFKAWEASHLPVATSA, encoded by the coding sequence ATGTATTTCCAACGCTATTACCTGGAGTGTCTCTCACACGCTTCCTACATGGTGGCGGACGAGGAAACGAAGATCGCCGCGGTGATCGATCCGCAGCGTGATATCGACATTTACCTAAAGGATGCCCAGGAGCATGGCTTTGAAATCAAGCATGTCATCCTGACCCACTTCCATGCCGACTTCGTGGCGGGTCATATCGAACTGCGGAACCGTGTCGGTGCCCGCATTTATCTCGGCAGCAAGGGAGACGCGGAATTCGAACACACCAAGCTCTCCGACGACGATCGAGTTGAACTGGGCTCCGTCTATCTGTCGACGCTGGAAACGCCAGGTCACACGCCCGAAGGGATCACGATGCTGGTCTTCGATCCGAGCTACAGCACCGACGAGCCGTACGCCGCACTCACCGGCGATACGCTGTTCATCGGCGATGTCGGACGCCCTGACCTCTTGGCGTCGATCGGCGTCACGGCCGACGAGCTGGGCAACATGCTGTACGATTCGCTCCACGAAAAGCTGCTGAAGCTTCCGGACGCAACACGAATCTATCCTGCCCATGGCGCGGGTTCGCTCTGTGGGAAGGCGCTCAGCAGCGAGCCGTTTTCGACGCTGGGCGAACAGCGAAAGTACAACTACGCCTTGCAGCCCATGTCACGGGAAGAGTTCCTGAGAATCGTCACCGCGGCTCAGCCCGATGCGCCGGACTACTTCGTGCATGATGCGATCATGAATCGTAAGGATCGGGCGAGCTTAGACGAATCGATGCAGCACAGTCTGCAAGCACTGTCGCTGACAGAAGTTCTCGAAAAACAGGCGGCGGGGGCCCAAGTGGTCGACACGCGTGATCCGATTGAATTCGCCGGCGCGCACCTGCGAGGTGCGCTCAACATTGGTATCGACGGCAAGTACGCGACCTGGGCGGGGACGATGCTGAACAAGACGGAACCGATCGTCGTGATCGCCGATGAAGAACGCGTGGAGGAATCGATTTTACGACTCGGCCGAATTGGATTCGACCAAGTAGTTGGCTACTTGAAGGAAGGAATGGACGCGTTGAATGATCGTCCTGACCTGGTGGCTCGCACGTCACGGATCACCGCCCCTGCCGTGAAGGAACTCGAAGGAGACGTGGTCGTGCTCGATATCCGCAACCCGAAAGAATACGACGACGGGCATATCGAAGGGAGCCTCAACATTCCGCTCAACCACTTGGAAGAAAGGTTTGCCGAGATTCCTTCGGCCGACCACTTAGTGGTTCACTGTGCGGGGGGTTACCGATCGTCGATTGGCGCGAGTCTCCTGCTCAAACTGGGACGGTCCGATGTGCTCGATATGGTGGGGGGCTTCAAGGCCTGGGAGGCCTCTCACCTACCGGTCGCAACCAGTGCCTGA
- a CDS encoding PQQ-binding-like beta-propeller repeat protein: MFASFQRMLLVTTLVTVCASWAVAEDWPQWRGPDRDGISSETGLLKEWPAEGPKLVWQVDELGDGYGAVSVANGMIFLVANEGLENELVKALDQQTGQVLWGTRIGKVGNPDQRPSYPAARSTPTVDGDLVYAFGSDGDLACLKAKSGEVVWQKSVREDFGGEPGVWAYSESPLIDGDKVIITPGGEEAGVVALNKKTGETIWKANVKMGAAAYASIMTLSADGTKQYVVFMGDGLVGVDAEDGKLLWSYTGTKGTADMATPVVGGDIVYSGGGRKGGGAVKLVAKDEGFAAEELYFNPKLPTAIGGAVKVDDALYGCSNSTLMCVDFASGEIKWQERISAAASILVAEGRLYLHTEDGKVMMVAASPEGFQEISSFSPPGQPEGTGKSWAYPALAEGKLYIRQHGTLWCYQVK, translated from the coding sequence GTGTTCGCTTCGTTTCAACGAATGTTGCTGGTGACGACTTTGGTCACCGTTTGTGCCTCATGGGCTGTGGCGGAAGACTGGCCCCAATGGCGTGGTCCTGATCGTGATGGAATTTCTAGCGAGACCGGCCTCTTAAAAGAGTGGCCTGCCGAGGGACCGAAGCTCGTATGGCAGGTCGACGAGCTCGGTGACGGTTACGGTGCCGTCTCGGTGGCCAACGGAATGATCTTCCTGGTCGCCAATGAGGGACTTGAAAACGAACTGGTCAAAGCGCTCGATCAACAAACGGGCCAAGTTCTCTGGGGGACTCGCATTGGTAAGGTGGGTAATCCTGACCAGCGTCCCAGCTACCCGGCGGCACGCTCGACTCCGACCGTTGATGGGGACTTGGTGTATGCGTTCGGATCGGATGGCGACCTGGCATGCTTGAAAGCCAAGTCAGGCGAAGTGGTCTGGCAGAAGAGCGTGCGAGAAGATTTTGGAGGTGAGCCAGGTGTGTGGGCTTATTCCGAGTCTCCCCTGATCGATGGTGACAAAGTCATTATTACGCCAGGCGGGGAAGAGGCAGGCGTTGTCGCTCTGAATAAGAAAACGGGCGAAACGATTTGGAAAGCGAACGTGAAGATGGGTGCCGCAGCCTATGCATCGATCATGACGCTGAGTGCCGACGGAACCAAGCAGTACGTCGTCTTCATGGGAGACGGACTGGTGGGCGTGGATGCCGAAGATGGCAAGCTACTGTGGTCGTACACCGGTACCAAGGGCACGGCTGACATGGCTACGCCTGTGGTGGGTGGCGACATCGTTTACAGCGGCGGTGGCCGCAAAGGAGGCGGTGCGGTGAAGTTGGTCGCGAAGGACGAAGGGTTCGCCGCCGAAGAGCTCTACTTCAATCCCAAGTTACCGACCGCGATCGGTGGCGCCGTGAAAGTGGATGACGCGCTGTATGGTTGCAGCAACTCGACGCTGATGTGCGTCGACTTTGCTTCAGGCGAGATCAAGTGGCAAGAGCGAATCAGTGCCGCGGCTTCGATCTTGGTGGCCGAGGGGCGACTCTACCTGCATACCGAAGATGGCAAGGTGATGATGGTCGCTGCCTCGCCGGAAGGTTTTCAAGAGATCAGCAGCTTCAGCCCGCCAGGTCAACCAGAGGGAACGGGCAAATCGTGGGCTTATCCGGCCCTGGCCGAAGGCAAGCTTTACATTCGTCAGCATGGCACGCTCTGGTGTTACCAGGTGAAGTAG
- a CDS encoding FAD-dependent monooxygenase yields MTQSTPLIIGAGPVGLAAAAFLSRHDIVPRIVDKRPEPSLLSKALAVNPRTLEILETIGLTDKLLALGKVVHGATIHRGDRIVAEVDFKQLEHRFPFLLALSQATTERILREDLAERGIEIERQIELVDSPQLTEGKAELVHAETYERQLATAPWILAADGAHSICRKSVHVPFPGDTYDRAWVLDDIALATDLDPARAHIKFVEDGFLFLLPIVTGDEAPGEPTVWRVLGNFPEPLNYLNEANPIGTSRWNSSFHISHRLVEKMNVGQVYFAGDAAHLHSPVGARGMNLGIEDAWVFAELARRDQLGSYHKMRWPVDNAIIQRIRTFTGFAKGETFLKRMMRNHVAPHLLRLNSVRQTMLHTVSGLDHPLPTWDK; encoded by the coding sequence ATGACGCAATCAACTCCGTTAATCATTGGTGCTGGTCCGGTCGGATTGGCCGCGGCCGCGTTTCTCTCGCGGCATGACATCGTTCCTCGAATTGTCGACAAGCGGCCTGAGCCGAGCCTGCTCTCGAAAGCTTTGGCCGTAAATCCACGCACACTTGAGATTTTGGAAACGATCGGCTTGACCGATAAACTGCTGGCTCTGGGTAAAGTGGTGCACGGCGCGACCATTCATCGTGGCGATCGGATCGTCGCCGAGGTCGACTTCAAACAACTGGAACATCGCTTCCCTTTCCTGCTGGCCCTCTCGCAAGCCACCACGGAGCGGATCTTGCGTGAAGACCTGGCCGAACGAGGGATTGAGATCGAGCGGCAAATCGAACTGGTCGATTCCCCTCAGCTAACGGAAGGGAAAGCCGAACTGGTCCACGCCGAAACGTACGAGCGTCAGCTTGCCACCGCGCCCTGGATCTTGGCCGCCGACGGCGCGCACAGCATCTGTCGCAAATCGGTCCACGTCCCCTTCCCTGGCGACACCTACGACCGAGCTTGGGTGCTGGATGATATCGCGTTGGCAACCGACCTGGATCCTGCCCGGGCACATATCAAGTTTGTGGAAGATGGTTTCCTGTTCCTGCTGCCGATTGTGACCGGCGATGAAGCGCCTGGCGAACCAACCGTGTGGCGAGTGCTGGGCAACTTCCCGGAACCGCTGAACTACCTGAACGAAGCCAACCCGATCGGGACGTCGCGGTGGAACTCATCGTTTCACATTTCGCATCGCCTGGTCGAGAAGATGAATGTCGGTCAGGTTTACTTCGCCGGTGATGCGGCGCATCTGCATTCTCCGGTGGGTGCTCGCGGGATGAATCTGGGGATCGAAGATGCCTGGGTCTTTGCGGAGCTCGCCCGGCGCGACCAACTGGGCTCCTACCACAAGATGCGGTGGCCCGTCGATAACGCGATCATCCAGCGAATCCGCACCTTCACCGGTTTCGCCAAGGGAGAAACGTTCCTCAAGCGGATGATGCGGAATCATGTCGCGCCGCATCTCCTACGTCTGAACTCGGTCCGCCAAACGATGCTCCACACCGTCAGCGGACTCGACCATCCCCTGCCAACCTGGGACAAGTAG